In a genomic window of Rhododendron vialii isolate Sample 1 chromosome 12a, ASM3025357v1:
- the LOC131310380 gene encoding small ribosomal subunit protein uS11y isoform X1 → MSRSRKVREPKEETVTLGPSVRDGEIVFGVAHIFASFNDTFIHVTDLSGRETLVRITGGMKVKADRDESSPYAAMLAAQDVTQRCKELGINALHIKLRATGGNKTKTPGPGAQSALRALARSGMKIGRIGMKKPLLSACFLLGFCRFVCCTFAMGNQVVSGCLALLPSFL, encoded by the exons ATg TCAAGGAGCAGGAAAGTCAGAGAACCCAAGGAGGAGACTGTTACTCTTGGTCCCAGTGTACGGGATGGGGAGATTGTTTTCGGTGTTGCCCACATCTTTGCCTCTTTTAATGACACATTCATC CATGTGACTGATTTGTCTGGAAGAGAAACCCTTGTTCGCATTACTG GTGGAATGAAAGTGAAGGCTGACAGGGATGAATCTTCACCCTATGCAGCCATGCTTGCAGCCCAAGATGTTACACAACGATGCAAG GAGCTTGGCATAAATGCTCTTCATATTAAGCTCCGCGCTACAGGAGGTAACAAAACCAAGACGCCTGGTCCAGGTGCCCAGTCTGCCCTCCGTGCTCTTGCTCGTTCAGGCATGAAAATTGGTCGCATTGGTATGAAGAAACCTCTTCTTTCAGCTTGTTTTTTACTAGGTTTTTGTCGTTTTGTTTGTTGTACTTTTGCAATGGGTAACCAAGTGGTTTCAGGTTGTTTAGCTTTATTGCCTTCATTTTTATAA
- the LOC131310379 gene encoding uncharacterized protein LOC131310379, which yields MARTIRNKPSLTRYLSSPIPFLRRITTSRSLQTLAFEEVRSSSTDRPPDFTAFVLHGLLGSGRNWRSFARTLAPSLSNSSPSSDWRMVLVDMRNHGRSADIEGLSPPHDMANAAKDVADLVNAQGWAWPDVVLGHSMGGKVALQFAESCARGDYGESAQLPKQLWVLDSVPGKVNPERNSDGEVEKVLQTLQTLPKSIPSRRWLVNHMIKLGFSKSLSEWIGSNLKKSGEHETWAFNLEGAVDMFNSYRETDYWPLLEHPPKGMDVSIVRAEKSDRWDTDVIQRLESLANRRVDESEGKFSVHVLPNSGHWVHVDNPKGLLEIVAPRIASLA from the exons ATGGCGAGAACCATCCGAAACAAGCCGAGTCTGACACGATACCTGAGCTCGCCGATTCCGTTTCTCCGTCGAATCACAACGTCGAGGTCCCTACAAACCCTAGCTTTCGAAGAGGTACGATCATCTTCCACCGACAGACCGCCCGATTTCACTGCTTTTGTGCTTCACGGCCTCTTAGGGTCAGGCCGAAACTGGCGGTCCTTCGCTCGTACCctcgctccttctctctccaacTCCTCCCCTTCCTCCG ATTGGAGGATGGTTCTTGTGGATATGAGGAACCACGGAAGATCAGCTGACATAGAGGGTTTATCACCACCCCACGACATGGCGAATGCTGCTAAAGATGTGGCTGACTTGGTAAATGCTCAAGGTTGGGCTTGGCCTGATGTTGTCCTGGGACACTCCATGGGTGGCAAGGTTGCCTTGCAATTTGCTGAGAGCTGTGCTCGAGGTGATTATGGTGAATCTGCTCAATTGCCTAAACAG CTCTGGGTACTGGACTCAGTCCCTGGAAAAGTGAACCCTGAAAGAAACAGCGACGGAGAAGTGGAGAAAGTCTTGCAGACCTTGCAGACTCTACCTAAATCAATCCCATCACGTAG GTGGCTGGTAAACCACATGATTAAACTTGGCTTCTCCAAGTCATTGTCAGAATGGATAGGCAGCAACCTCAAAAAATCAGGAGAACATGAGACATGGGCTTTTAATCTTGAAGGTGCTGTTGATATGTTCAATTCTTACCG gGAGACGGATTATTGGCCTTTGCTGGAGCACCCGCCTAAAGGGATGGATGTATCTATTGTGCGCGCTGAGAAGAGCGACAGATGGGACACTGATGTGATTCAGAGGCTTGAAAGCCTTGCCAATCGAAGGGTTGATGAATCTGAGGGGAAGTTTTCAGTGCATGTTCTTCCCAACTCCGGCCACTGGGTTCATGTGGACAATCCAAAGGGACTCCTAGAGATTGTGGCCCCCAGAATTGCTTCCCTAGCTTAA
- the LOC131310377 gene encoding LEAF RUST 10 DISEASE-RESISTANCE LOCUS RECEPTOR-LIKE PROTEIN KINASE-like 1.5: MPPSPLTPPPPPHSAAVLVLTLLLTLSSSAVPTASNPCSNLQSTTTTTPCPPFTTSTPSFPFSATPGCGHPSFQIHCSSPHSTLTINNLSFSLLKPDSNSSSLLLSPLPSNTSSSPNNNRNCTSSHFLSIPNQPINLSSSPFRVSHWSCSRLGALRSCASLNLPNCIHCPYDCKLIENPLQIVPGCGSQRRLVSSGCQNDVLGYLDKILSMGVLVEWDARRDPYFSSCDACQASNGSCGYNSSDPEKPFLCFQNQLGNQNLTPWVRLDGPNRTEMLCLSFGFFCLLFIVLVFVQWRRSNSSATKEDPAMLYLSRHRSPSTPLPPIFTYKELESSTNGFDPNRKIGDGGFGSVYLGNLPDGRIVAVKHLHKPHPTPAKVFCNEILILSSINHPNMVKIHGYCPDPRALLLVYDYVPNGTLAQHLHCVNNKRRRGFLRWKTRVDIALQIASGMEYLHFDLVPPIVHRDITSSNIFVEKDMRVKLGDFGMSRVMRNFNGGAAALAGGAGSGCCVWTGPQGTPGYLDPDYYKSFLLTEKSDVYSFGVVLLELVTGMRAVDGRREKGEVVLVDFVVEKIQMRLLEHVVDEGLVEECSGGGEGVMGGVEAVAELAFRCVATDKDDRPDAREVVAELRRIRGSGGASLVT; this comes from the coding sequence ATGCCTCCCTCTCCGCTAAccccaccgccaccaccacattCCGCCGCCGTGCTCGTCCTAACCCTCCTCctcactctctcctcctccgccgTCCCAACAGCCTCTAACCCCTGCTCAAACCTccaatccaccaccaccaccaccccatGTCCACCCTTCACCACCTCCACCCCCTCCTTCCCCTTCTCCGCCACCCCCGGCTGCGGCCACCCCTCCTTCCAAATCCATTGCTCCTCTCCTCACTCCACCCTCACCATCAACaacctctccttctctctcctcaaaccTGACTCCaactcctcctccctcctcctctctcctctcccctcCAACACCTCATCGTCACCTAACAACAACCGTAATTGCACTTCTTCCCATTTTCTCTCCATTCCAAACCAACCCATCAACTTATCCAGCTCCCCGTTTCGGGTCTCCCATTGGTCTTGCTCTCGCCTCGGCGCTCTCAGATCATGCGCATCTCTCAACCTCCCGAACTGCATTCACTGCCCTTACGACTGCAAGCTCATCGAAAACCCACTTCAAATCGTCCCGGGATGTGGTTCCCAACGTCGCTTGGTATCCTCAGGATGTCAAAACGACGTCCTGGGATACCTTGACAAAATACTCTCGATGGGCGTTCTCGTTGAGTGGGATGCTAGAAGAGATCCTTATTTCTCTAGCTGCGATGCCTGCCAGGCCAGCAACGGGTCCTGCGGCTACAACTCGTCCGACCCAGAGAAACCATTCCTGTGTTTCCAAAACCAGTTAGGCAATCAAAATCTGACCCCGTGGGTTCGTCTGGACGGCCCCAACCGGACTGAGATGCTCTGCCTGAGCTTCGGGTTCTTCTGCCTGTTGTTCATTGTCCTCGTGTTCGTTCAATGGAGGCGGAGTAATTCATCGGCGACTAAAGAAGACCCGGCAATGCTCTACCTCAGCCGCCACCGTTCTCCGTCGACCCCGCTCCCTCCTATCTTCACCTACAAAGAGCTCGAGTCTTCGACAAACGGGTTTGACCCGAACCGCAAGATAGGCGATGGCGGGTTCGGGTCGGTCTACCTGGGCAATCTCCCCGACGGCCGGATCGTGGCCGTCAAACACCTCCACaaaccccaccccacccctGCAAAAGTCTTCTGCAACGAAATACTAATCCTGTCTTCAATCAACCACCCCAACATGGTCAAGATCCACGGGTACTGCCCCGACCCGAGAGCCCTCCTCTTGGTCTACGACTACGTTCCGAACGGGACCTTAGCCCAACACCTTCACTGCGTTAATAATAAACGCAGGAGAGGGTTTTTAAGGTGGAAAACCCGGGTCGACATTGCGCTACAGATAGCTAGCGGGATGGAGTACTTGCATTTCGATTTGGTCCCTCCGATTGTTCACAGGGATATAACATCAAGCAACATTTTCGTGGAAAAGGATATGAGGGTGAAATTGGGTGATTTCGGGATGTCGAGGGTGATGAGGAATTTCAATGGTGGGGCGGCGGCGTTGGCGGGTGGGGCGGGCTCGGGGTGTTGTGTTTGGACGGGTCCGCAGGGAACGCCGGGGTATTTGGACCCGGATTATTACAAGTCGTTCTTGCTGACGGAGAAGAGCGATGTTTATAGCTTTGGGGTGGTGTTGTTGGAGTTGGTGACGGGGATGAGGGCGGTGgacgggaggagagagaagggggaggtGGTGCTGGTGGATTTTGTggtggagaagattcagatgcGGTTGTTGGAGCACGTGGTGGATGAGGGGTTGGTGGAGGAATGCAGTGGGGGAGGAGAGGGGGTGATGGGAGGGGTGGAGGCGGTGGCGGAGCTCGCGTTTCGATGTGTGGCGACAGACAAGGACGACCGGCCAGATGCGAGGGAGGTCGTGGCGGAGTTAAGGAGGATTCGCGGCAGCGGCGGTGCCAGCTTAGTCACGTAA
- the LOC131310380 gene encoding small ribosomal subunit protein uS11y isoform X2, translating into MSRSRKVREPKEETVTLGPSVRDGEIVFGVAHIFASFNDTFIHVTDLSGRETLVRITGGMKVKADRDESSPYAAMLAAQDVTQRCKELGINALHIKLRATGGNKTKTPGPGAQSALRALARSGMKIGRIEDVTPIPTDSTRRKGGRRGRRL; encoded by the exons ATg TCAAGGAGCAGGAAAGTCAGAGAACCCAAGGAGGAGACTGTTACTCTTGGTCCCAGTGTACGGGATGGGGAGATTGTTTTCGGTGTTGCCCACATCTTTGCCTCTTTTAATGACACATTCATC CATGTGACTGATTTGTCTGGAAGAGAAACCCTTGTTCGCATTACTG GTGGAATGAAAGTGAAGGCTGACAGGGATGAATCTTCACCCTATGCAGCCATGCTTGCAGCCCAAGATGTTACACAACGATGCAAG GAGCTTGGCATAAATGCTCTTCATATTAAGCTCCGCGCTACAGGAGGTAACAAAACCAAGACGCCTGGTCCAGGTGCCCAGTCTGCCCTCCGTGCTCTTGCTCGTTCAGGCATGAAAATTGGTCGCATTG AGGATGTGACTCCTATTCCCACCGACAGTACACGCAGAAAGGGTGGCAGAAGGGGGAGGCGTCTGTGA